CGCCGCCATGGAGGTCGGCGCGTCGGCGCCGTTCTCGGCGATGAAACCGTAGGCGAGGCCCATGGCCTTCATGAGTCCCAGCGCGCGGGCGAAGCGCTCCGGCGGCCCCTGCCGCTCGATCAGCGCGCAGGGCAGATGCTCCATCGAGGTGCCGCCGGAATGGAGGTCCACCACCACATCATGGCGCGGGAAAAGCGTATGCTCCAGGAAATGCGCCATGCGGAAGGTCGGCGTGCCCGATGGGTCGCCCGGAAAGGCGCGGTTGAGATTGCCTTCGTCCAGCGGCGAGCGGCGGCGCGCCGCCATGACGGCGGGATGGTTGGCGAAGGGTAGGATCGTCAGCTCGCCTCGGATCATTTCCGGCTCGATGCGACGGATGAGGCGGGTCAGGCAAATCTCGCCCTCGTACTCGTCGCCGTGATTGCCGGCCATGAGCAGGACGCGCGGCCCGGCGCCGTTGCGAATGCGGCAGATCGGGACCTTGACCTGATAATAGGGCGAGCGATCGACCGAGAAGGGAATGCCGAGATAGGACAAGACCTTGCCGTTCCGCTCGAAGTCGATCGAATGAAAGAGACCGGTGTGCATGAAAGCCTCCGCCGGGGAGCGCATGCGCTCGCCCGGCCGTCAGGGGGAATCGGACGGCGGCGGTCGCCGCCGTCAAGGCACGAAGGCCGGGGTCACAGGGTCGGAAGCGGAGCGGCTTCCTTGAACCACTTCATCTGCAGCGCCTGCAGCTTGCCGTTCATGCGGTTGGTGAAGAGGTCGGTGTTCAGCCAGTTCAGAAGGTTCTGCTCTCCCTGCGCCACCGCCGCATGGGCTGGCGATTGGCGAATGGCGAATTTCAGCGCGACGCTGGCGTCCGCACCCGAAACGTTGAGCGCGATGGCGCTGTTCTCGGCGAACATCTCGACCTGGCCGGCGCGGAAGGCGGCGATGGCGCTCGGCGCATCCTCGAAGCGGACGATCTGCGCGCCCTTGGCGTTGTCGGTCAGCCAGACGTCGAGCGTCGAGCCCTTGGCGACCGCGATCGAATGACCGGCGAGGTCGTCGGGCTTCTCGAAGCTCGGCGTGTCCGCCTTGCCGTAGACGCCGAGCTGCACCGCGACATAGGGCTGCGAGAACATGACCTGCTGGGCGCGCTCGGGCGTGGCGCCGGCGGCGGCCACCAGCACGTCGATCTTGTCGGACAGGAGGCTGGGGATGCGGCTTGGGCCCGTCACTTCCACGATCTCGAGCGTCACGCCCATGTCGGCGGCCATCAGCTTGGCGAGTTCGACGTCGAAGCCCGTCAACTCGCCCGAGCCGTCCTTGAAGCCCCAAGGCGCGGAATCGGCGAGAACGCCGATGCGCAGCGTTCCGGCGGACAGGACGTCCTGCAACTTGTCGGCGAAGGCCGCGCCCGCCGGCAGGATGGCGAGGGTGAAGGCGGTGGCGGCGAGAAGGGTGCGGAAGGCGCGCATGGGCTGGGGTCCTGATGTGGGGGAAGGGAAGGGGAAATCAGTGCTGCGAGGCGCCGATGAAGCTTCTGAGCTCCGGCGTCTTCGGCCCGGCGAAGATCTCGGCCGGCGGCCCGTGCTCCCAGACGCGGCCTTCGTGCATGAAGACGATCTGGGAGGCGACGTTGCGGGCGAAGTTCATCTCGTGGGTGACGAGGATCATGGTCATGCCCTGGCGGGCCAAGTCCTCCATCACTTTAAGAACCTCGCCGACGAGCTCGGGGTCGAGCGCCGAGGTGACCTCGTCGAACAGCATGAGGTGCGGCTCCATGGCCAGGCACCGGGCGATCGCCACGCGCTGCTGCTGGCCGCCCGAAAGCTCGGCGGGATAGCTGTCGATCTTGGCTTCCAGCCCGACCTGGGCGAGCACGCGCCGCGCCAGCTCGCGCGCGGCCCCGCCCTTCGCCACGCGGCCGCGAAGGCCAGGGGCGAGCGTGATGTTCTTCTCGACGCTGAGATGGGGGAAGAGATTGAACTGCTGGAACACGATGCCGACGCGCTGACGCAGCTTCCGCAGGTCCGTCGTGCGGGCATGGACGATCTCGTTCTCGATGCGGATCTCGCCGCCGTCGATCGCATCCAGCCCGTTGATGCAGCGAAGCAGAGTGGATTTGCCCGAGCCGGAGCGGCCGATGATCGTGACGATTTCGCCCTTCTCGATCGGCAGGGTGACGCCCTTCAGAACCTCGAGCTTGCCGAAGGTCTTGCGGACGTCTCTGATGTCAACGAGCGCCATTGAGGCGATCCTCCAGGGAACGCGACCAGAGGGTCAGCGGGAAACAGATGGCGAAATAGACGGCGGCGACGCAGGCATAGGCGGCAAGCGGCTGGAAGGTCGCCGCCGAGGCGATCTGCCCGGCGCGCGCCAGTTCCACGAAGCCGACGATCGAGGCGAGCGAGGTGTTCTTCACGAGCTGGACGAGGAAGCCGACCGTCGCTGGCAGGGCGAGGCGGAAGGCCTGCGGTCCGATCACGTGGCGGAACTGCTCCCAGCCGGTGAGGCCCAAGCAGGCCCCGGCCTCCCACTGCGCGGCGGGAATGGCCTGGATCGCGCCGCGCCAGATCTCGCCCAGAAACGCCGCCGTGTAGAGCGCGAAGGCGACGGTGACCGAGGCCAGCGCCGAGACCTGCACGCCGGTCAGAACCGGCAGACCGAAATAGAAGAACATGATGAGGCCGAGAACCGGCACGCCCTGGACGATCTGGAGAAAGCCCGTGGCGATCCAGCGCGAGGCACCGGCCCGCGCGGTGCGCGCCAGCGCCAGCAGAAGCGCGAAGGGCGCACCGAGAGCGAGGCTGAGCGCGACGAGAACCAGCGTCCAGCGCAGGGCCGCGAGAATGGTGAGAACGTCCTGTGGGGTGAAGCCGCGCATGACCTGTTTCCTCAGCGCCCGGTCGGCCAGCGGAAGGCGAGGCGCTCCACCGCGAAGAAGGCGCCCCTCATGAGAAGAACGAGCGCCAGATAGATCGCGCAGACGACGGCATAGACTTCGAAGGAGCGATAGGTGCGGCTTTCCACGAAGCCGGCGGCATGGAACAGCTCCTCGGCCGAGACCTGCGATGCGAGCGATGTGCCCAGAAACAGGAGCACGATCTGGCTGGTCAGCGACGGGAAGACGTTGCGCAGAGCCGGCGGCAGGATGACGTGGCGAAACACCTCCCAGCGCGTCATTCCCAGACACTGGCCGGCTTCGAGCTGGCTGCGCGGAATGGAGGCCAGCCCGGATCGCAGGATCTCGGTGGCATGGGCGCCGAAATAGATCGAGAGCGCGGTCGCCGCCGCATAGACCGGCGGCAACCGCAGCCCGGCGAAGGGCAGCACGAAGAAGATCAGGAAGATCTGGATCAGCGTCGGCGTGTTGCGGATGATCTCGACATAGGCCCGCACGGCGAGGCGCAGGGACGCGAAACGGCTCTGGGCGGCGCTGGCGCACAGCGCGCCGATCGCAAGGCCCGCCACGGTCGCGATCAGGGTGAGGAGGAGCGTGACGAGGACGCCGTGCAGGAGCACGTCGTCATAGCGCCAGAGCTGGGAGAAGTTCAGTCGGTTCATCAGCCATCGGGTCAAGCGAGGGGGCAGGAGGCGGGGCGCTCTCGGAGGAGCGACCGGCACCGTGCGATGGACAAAAGGGCGACCCGTCCGACCAAATGGACAGATATTAGGCGGGCCACATTTTTCATCGTGACAACGTTGTCATAGCTGGCAGCACGATGATAACGTTGTCAAGCAGCCTCTCGTCCGAAACTTCATCACAAGCCTGTGGAGACGTTCATGACAGTGCAGTCCCCGACCTCACGCCGCATCGCCCTCCTGACAGCGAGCGCCGCCTGTCTGGCCTTCTCAGCAGGGCTTCTTGGAGCAAGCGGGGCCGAGGCCGCCGCCAACTGCGTCAAGGGCGACCGCAAGGCGCCCTATACCGTGGGCTGGGCCAACATCTATTCGGTGCCGACCTGGATGAAGCAGACCGAAGGCACGATCACCGCCGAGGTCGAGGAATTGAAGAAGGACGGTCGCGTCAAGGACTTGATGGTGACCGACGCGCAGGGCAACGCTCAGACGCAGATCCAGCAGATCCAGTCGATGATCGACGCCAATGTGGACGCGATCATCGTCATCGCCGGTTCCTCCACCGCGCTCGACCGCGTCATCTCGGACGCCTGCGACAAGGGGATCGCGGTGGTGAACTTCGACAGTTTGGTCGATACCGACAAGGTGACCGCGAAGATCAACACCGATTCCAACGAGTGGGGCTCCAAGGCTGCTCAATGGATGGTGGACCAGCTTGGCGGCAAGGGCCGGATCATCGTCATGAACGGTCCGGCCGGCGTTTCGGTCAGCGACGACCGGCGCAAGGGCGCCCAGCCCGTGCTCGACGCCAACAAGGGCCTCGAAATCATCACCGAGACCAACACCGAATACAACGTCGCCCCGGCGCAGGAGGCGATGACCAGCCTTCTCTTCGCCAATCCCGAGATCGACGGCGTCCTCTCGCTCGGCGGCGCGCTTTCGGCCGGCGCTCTGCTCGCCTTCGACCGGCAGGGCCGCGATCCCGTGCCGACCACGGGCGAGAACGCCCGCCAGTTTTTGGAGCTCTGGAAGGAAAAGGGCATCAAGGGCTGGGCGACGATGCAGCCCAACTGGCTGGGCGCGCTCGCCGTCTACACGGCGGTTCAGGCGCTGGACGGCAAGCCGGTGCCCGCCTTCGTCAAGGTTCCTCTGCCGGTGATCGACGATTCCACGATCGACACCTATCTCGCCCGCGCCAGCGAGTTCCCCGCCGACGGCTACATCTATTCCAGCTACGATAAGGCGCTCTTCGACAAGCTCCTGGCGCAGTAAGGCCGGCGGCTCGGGAGGGGTGGCCATGCCGGATCAGGCAAGGGAAGAGGACCGCGGAGCCGCGATCCTGGAGGCTCGCGGCGTGCACCGCGGCTTCTTCGGCAATCCGGTTCTGAAAGGCGTCGACATCGCGCTTCGCCCCGGCCGGGTTCATGCGCTGCTGGGCGAGAACGGCGCCGGCAAGTCCACGCTCATCAATCTCCTCTCCGGCGCGCTGGCGCCGGATGCAGGAGACATCCGCGTCGACGGGCGCCCGGTCACGGGCTTCTCGCCCGCCGCCGCGCGCGAGGCGGGCATCGCCGTGGTGAGTCAGGAACTCAGCCTCGCGGCCGATCTCTCGATCGCCGAGAATATCGGCCTCGGCGCCTATCCCCGCCGGTTCGGGCTGGTGGACTATCGGGCCCTGGGGGAGGGCGTCCAGCGGGTCTGCCGGCTCGTCGGCATCGAGGAGCCGCCGGAAACCCCGGTCGGCGCCCTATCGCTGGGGCGCCGGCAGATGGTGGAGATCGCCAAGGCCCTGTTCCGCCGGCCTCGCGTTCTCATTTTGGACGAGCCGACCTCCTCGCTCTCGGCCCATGAGGCCGGCATCCTCGCCGGTCTCGTACGGCAGCTGGCGGGGGAGGGGCTGGCGCTTCTCTACATCTCGCACCGGTTGAACGAGGTTCTGGCGCTCTGCTCCCATGTCACCATCCTGAAGGACGGCGTGGTGACGGCCGACCGCTCGCTTGAAGGCGTCGAGCCGGATGCGCTGGTGAAGCTCATGGTCGGGCGAGACGCCGATCATCTCTTCCCGGCCTGGACGCCCTCCCCCGGCGAGACGCTGATCCGGCTGGAGGGCTTCTGCGCCGGTGCCGTGCGGGACGTCGACTTCGAGGCGCGGCGCGGCGAGGTGATCGGCATCGGCGGCCTGGTGGGGCAGGGCCAGGAGGATCTTCTGCAAGGGCTCTACGGCGCCATTCCCGCCCGCGCCAAATCCGTGCAACTTGCCGGCGGCGCGGTGCTGCCCGGCAGCGTGGAAGCGGCCAATCGGCTGGGCCTTGCCTATGTCCCGGCCGACCGCAAGCGCGAGAGCCTCGTGCTTCCCCATTCCATCGCCGTGAACCTCACCCTTCCCTCCATCGCGCGCCTTGCCCGCTCCGGCTTTCGCGACCGGGCGGCCGAGGCCGGGCTCGTCGCCGATCTCTCGCAGCGCCTCGCCATCAAGGGCGATCCGTCGCGGCCGGTTCAGGCTCTGTCGGGCGGCAACCAGCAGAAGGTGGCGCTCGCCAAATGGCTGCCGCTTCGCCCTTCGATCCTCCTGCTCAACGACCCCACGCGTGGTGTCGATCTCGACACAAAACGCGAGATCTACCGCATGCTGCGGGACCTCGCCGCCGGCGGGACCCTGGTTCTGCTTCTCTCCTCCGACACGCCCGAACTCGTCCATCTCTGCGACCGGGTCACCGTGTTTCGCGAGGGGCGGGTGGCCGGCCACCTGAAGGGCGCCGAGATCACCGAGGAGGCCATCGTCGGCGCCGCGCTGGGCCTTGGCCAGCAGGAGACCGCCGCATGAGCCGCTCGCCTCGCTCCCTTTACGGCGCGGTCCAGCGCGGCCGAAACCGAGGTCTCGGCGGGCTCTATCTCCTCGTCGCCGCGCTGCTCCTCGTCTATGTCTGGCTCTTCCCCGGCGTGCTCGGCCTGTCCGGCTTTTCCAAGTTCACGCAGAACTGGCTGCCGCTGGCGCTCGTCACCATGGCGCAGGCGCTCCTGATGCTGAACGGCGGCATCTCGCTCGCCATCGGCCCCATGGTCAGCCTCGGCGCCGTGATCGCCGCCACCAGCATGGCGGGGCCGCTCGGCGTGCCCGGCGCGATCCTCCTCGTCGTTCTGGCGGGGCTCGGCATCGGCGCCGTGTTCGGCGCCATCGTCGCCCTGTTCCGCCTGCCGGCGATCATCGTCACGCTCGCCGGCTCCTTCATCGTCGGCGGGGGCGCGCTTCTCGTCCTGCCGCGCCCTGGCGGCTTCATTCCGGCCTGGTTCTCCGACGCGCTGGCCGGCCACCAGCCGACCGCCTTCGCCGTCCTGCTTCTCGTCGTCGCCGGCTGGAAGCTGTTTCTGGCGACGCCGCTCGGCCTCGGCCTCTATGCCGCCGGCGACAATCCGCTCGGCGCCTTCCGCTCCGGCGTGCCGGTAGAGCGCGTGCGCATCATGGCCTTCGCCCTGTCGGGGCTCCTCACCGCGCTCGCCGGGCTCTTCGTCGCGGCGCAGACCGGCTCGGGCGATCCGGTGATCGGCACACCCATGACGCTGAACTCGATTGCCGGCGCGGTGCTCGGCGGCGTCGGCTTTCTCGGCGGGCACGGCACGATGCGCGGGGCGCTTGCCGGCAGCCTGCTTCTCACGGTGATGATCAACGTCATGTTCTTTCTCGGCTTCCCGCCCGTCGCGCAATATGTGGCGCAGGGGCTCATCATCGTCGGCGCCGTGGCCGTTCCCGAACTCCTCGCCCGGTATGGCGCATGAGGCCCGCCCCGCTCGCTCGCCTTGCCGGGCGCCCCTGGCTCCTCACCTTCGCTCTCGTCGCCCTGGTCTGGCTCGTTGCCGGCCTGACCCTGCGGGGCTTCGGCAGCGGGGGCCATCTGCGCTATCTCCTCGAACTCAGCGCCGTGATCGGCATCGCCGCCGCCGGGCAGACGCTGGTGGTGATCGCCGGTGGCATCGACCTGTCGGTCGGTGCGGTCATCACGGTCTCGGCCATCCTCCTGCCGCTGCTTTCGCCGGCGGCCGATCCGACCGGCCTCCTTGGCGTCGTCCTGACGCTGGCGCTCGCCACGGGGATCGGCTGTCTCAACGGCGCGGGGGCGGCCTATCTGCGCGTGCCGCCCATCATCATGACGCTGGCCATGGCGACCTTTCTGCAAGGGCTGCTCATCATCGTGGCGGGCGGCAGCGCCGTTTCGGTGGGCAATCCGGCGGTGATCTGGCTGGGGTCGGCGCGGCCCTTCGGCCTGCCGGCGGGTGTCATCCTCTGGGCGCTCGTCTCGTTGGGGGTGCTTCTCGTCATCCATCGCGCACCCTTCGGCGCGCGGCTGATGGCGATCGGCGCCAATCCGCTGGCCTCGCGCCTGTCGGGCCTTGGCGTCGAGCGCGCGAGCCTTCGCCTCTACGCCGCCTCCGGCTTCTGTTCGGGCCTTGCCGGCATCCTGGTGCTCGGCATGAACCGGCAGGGCTACGCCGGCATCGGCGAGCCCTATCTGCTCACCTCGATCGCGGCGGTCGTTCTCGGCGGCACCTCGATCCTCGGCGGGCGCGGCACCTATGCCGGCACCATTCCCGGCGCGATCCTGCTCGTCACCACTTCGGCGCTGATCACCGTGGTGAACGCCTCGCCCGGCTGGCGCGCCATCATGTTCGGCTCGTTGATTCTGGCCTTGCTTCTGATCTCCGGCCGCGAGGCGCGCCGATGAGCGCCTATGCCGGGCCGGTGATCGACCCGCATCACCATCTCTGGGATCTCGCGCTCGACTGCCATCCCTGGCTCCGCAAGCGCCCGGAGGGCGGGGACATGGTCTTCGGCTCGATCGAGCCGATCCGCCGGACCTATCGCCGCGAACATTACGCCCGAGACGCCGCACGGCAGACCATCGTCGCCACCGTGCATGTGGAAGCCGGCTGGCGCGAGGACGATCCCTTGAGTGAAACGCGCTGGCTGGAGAGCCAAGCGGACGATCGGATCGCCCGCCGCCTCGTCGCCCGTGTTCCACTTGCCCACCCCCGAGCCGAAGCCTTTCTGGAAGCGGAGGCCGCGCGCCCGCGCGTCGTCGGCATTCGCGACATCGTGAGTTGGGACCTCGATCCCGCCAAGTGTTTCGCGCACCGCCCCGGCCTTATGAGCGATCCCGCCTGGCGAAACGGCCTGCGAGCGGCGACGCGGCTCGGCCTCGTCTTCGACCTCATGCTCTATCCCCCGCAGATGGCAGAGGCGCAGCGCCTCGTGGCCGACTTTCCCGATACGCTTTTTGTCCTGAACCATTGCGGGAGCCCGGCCGACCGGAGCCCGGAGGGGATGCGTCTTTGGGCGGAGGGTCTACGCGCGCTCGCGCAGGCGCCGAACCTGCGCCTCAAGCTCTCCGATCCCGTCGCCTACGATCCGCACTGGACGGAGGAGAGCCTGCGCCGGGTCATCGCGCATGGGATCGACTGTTTCGGGCCGGACCGCGCCATGTTCGCCAGCGACTTCCCCGTCACCGGCCTCCATGCCTCCTTCGACGCGATCTATGGCGTCTTCCGCGCTATAGCCGCCGACCTCTCGCCGAGCGAGCAGGCCGCGCTCTTCTTCGACACCGCCAACCGTACCTACCGGCTGGGCCTCCATCGCTCGGCCTTTCCCTCCAGAGATATCGCTAGAGACCCCGTATGAGCCAGTTGCTGCCCTTCGACACCGATCCGCTGATCGACGATCGCATTCGGGGCTTCCCGCCCGGCCACGCGCCGCTGCCACTGTCCGCGATCGGGGGCAGGGGCTGGCGCCCCGAGGGCGGAACCATGGCGCTGCCGCTCCTGTCGCTGGATCGCACAGCCTTCGACGGCAATGTCGCGCTCATGATGCGCGCCGTGCGCGAGGCGGGGGCCGCCATCGCCCCGCATGCCAAGACGCCCATGTCGCCCGAGCTGGCCCGCCGCCTTGTTGAGGCTGGTGCCTGGGGCACGACGGTCGCCGATATCCGGCAGGCCTCGGTGATGCTGAAGGCCGGCCTTAAGCGGCTGATCCTCGCCAACGAGATCGGCGGCGCGGCCGCCGCCCGTCGCCTCGCCGCGCTTTTGGCCGGCCATCCCGACGCGGAACTCCATATTTTCGTCGATTCGGTGGAACTCGTCCGGCATCTCGCGGAGGTCTGGGCCGCTCGGGACGATCTGCCGTCGCTCGGCCTCCTGGTGGAACTCGGGCTCGGACGCGCCGGCCTGCGCACGCCCGAGGCGGCGGAAAAGGTGCTGGCGGCGGCCTTGGCCGCCGAGACGCCGCGCCTGCGCGTTTCCGGCACGGGCGCCTATGAGGGTGCGGCGGCGACCGCCGATGCGGCTCAGACGCGCGCCCGCATCGACGCGCTGATGGCGGCGACGGCGGCGTTCCACCAAAGCTTGCGCGCGCGTGTCGGGCTGGAGCGCCCGCTGATCCTGACGGCGGGCGGCTCGGTCTTCTTCGATCTCGTCCTGTCCGGCCTGCGCGAGGTGTTGGCGGGCGACCCCGCGACAAGGCTCGTCCTTCGCAGCGGCGCCATCTTCTTCCACGATCACGGCATCTACGAGCGCGGCATGGTGGCTTTGGATGCGCGCGCCGGTCTGGTCGTGGACGGCAAGCCGGTGTCGGTCGCGCAAGGCTTCCGCCCGGCGCTACGTGTCTGGGCCGAAATCCTGTCGGTGCCCGAGCCGGGGCTCGCCATCGCGGGCATGGGTCTGCGCGACGTCGCGATCGACCAAGGCCTGCCCACGCCCCTCCGGAGCTTTCGCGACGGGGCTCTGACGCCGGGCGCGGAGGGCGCGAGCGTCCTTCGCCTCAACGATCAGCATGCGTTCCTGGCGATCGGGGAGGGCCGCGACATCCGGCCGGGCGATGTGGTCGAATTCGGCCTGTCGCATCCCTGCACCTGTCTCGACCGGCATGCCATCCTCTACGAACTGGGGGAGGACGGCACGGTCGCCGGGGCCTTGGCCCTGCGCTTCGGCTGAGAGGAGGGGACGCGGCAATGCAGAAATCGATCTGGACCTATGCCTGGGACATTCAGGATGTCGGCCTGCCTGCCTTTTTGCGCGACGTGACGGAGCGGGCCGGGTTGAACATGGTGAGCCTCGCCACGTCCTATCACGCCGGTCGTTTCCTTCAGCCGCGCAGCCCCGTCCGAAAAGCCTATTTTCCCGAGGACGGGACGGTCTACTACCGGCCCGACCCCACCCTCTGGTCCGACGCCTCGATCCAGCCGCTCGTCGCCCGCAATCTCGAAGAGGGCGGCGACATGCTGGCCGCGCTCTGCCGGGCGCGCGAGGCGGGCGGACCGGCCGTTTCGGCCTGGACCGTGTGCCTGCACAATACGCGGCTCGGGATGCTGCATCCCGGCGAGGTGACGCGCACGGCCTTCGACGATCCCAATTATTACGCGCTCTGCCCGTCGAGCCCGGCCGCCCGCCGCTATGTCACGACCTTGGTGCGCGACATCACGACCGGCTACCGGCCCGACCGGCTGGAACTGGAAAGCCCGAACTTTATGGGCTTCGCCCATGGCTACCACCACGAAAAGGACGGGCTCGGGCTCCTGGCGGAGGACGAGTTCCTACTGTCGCTCTGCTTCTGCCGGCATTGCGAGGCGAGGGCCGGGCGCGCCGGCGTCGATATGCCCGCTGCGCGCGCCGCCGTGCGCGGCTTCATCGCGGAGGCCTGCGAGCGCGAGATCCCGCAGGCGCGATGGCCTGACTTTTCCGAGCGCGGGATCGACGCTTTCGAGGGCTGGCCCGCGCTCCACGAATTGCTCCTTTGGCGGAGCGAGCCCGTCACGAGCCTCCTCGCCGACATCAGGGAGGCCGCCGATCCCGCCACTCGGATCGTGCTGGTCGACCTGCCCGAAGCCTGGGCCGGCGGCGTCGATCTCGCGGCGGCCGCGCGCATTCTCGATGGGCTTCTGCTGTGCGCCTACGACCGGACCCCGGTCGCCGTTTCGCAACTGGCGCGGCAAGGCCGGGCGCTGGTCGGGCCGGACGGCTTCCTTGGGCTCGGCTATCGCCTGTTCTATCCAGAAATGACAGGGGCATCGGACCTCGCCACGCGGGTCGAGGCCGCTTTCGAGGTCGGTGTCGATGGGCTCAACTTCTACAATTACGGCCTCGTGCCCGCCCGCCGGCTCGACTGGATCGCGTCGGCGCTGAGGAGTGTATGAGCCAGCTTCGTCCTTTTCGGGAAGGGCTGACCCTTGTCCATCCGATGTCTTGAGGCCAAGCGCTCCTGAACCGATGGCTCTGGCTCAGGAAG
This region of Aureimonas sp. AU20 genomic DNA includes:
- a CDS encoding ABC transporter permease; protein product: MRPAPLARLAGRPWLLTFALVALVWLVAGLTLRGFGSGGHLRYLLELSAVIGIAAAGQTLVVIAGGIDLSVGAVITVSAILLPLLSPAADPTGLLGVVLTLALATGIGCLNGAGAAYLRVPPIIMTLAMATFLQGLLIIVAGGSAVSVGNPAVIWLGSARPFGLPAGVILWALVSLGVLLVIHRAPFGARLMAIGANPLASRLSGLGVERASLRLYAASGFCSGLAGILVLGMNRQGYAGIGEPYLLTSIAAVVLGGTSILGGRGTYAGTIPGAILLVTTSALITVVNASPGWRAIMFGSLILALLLISGREARR
- a CDS encoding ABC transporter permease, yielding MSRSPRSLYGAVQRGRNRGLGGLYLLVAALLLVYVWLFPGVLGLSGFSKFTQNWLPLALVTMAQALLMLNGGISLAIGPMVSLGAVIAATSMAGPLGVPGAILLVVLAGLGIGAVFGAIVALFRLPAIIVTLAGSFIVGGGALLVLPRPGGFIPAWFSDALAGHQPTAFAVLLLVVAGWKLFLATPLGLGLYAAGDNPLGAFRSGVPVERVRIMAFALSGLLTALAGLFVAAQTGSGDPVIGTPMTLNSIAGAVLGGVGFLGGHGTMRGALAGSLLLTVMINVMFFLGFPPVAQYVAQGLIIVGAVAVPELLARYGA
- a CDS encoding sugar ABC transporter ATP-binding protein, which encodes MPDQAREEDRGAAILEARGVHRGFFGNPVLKGVDIALRPGRVHALLGENGAGKSTLINLLSGALAPDAGDIRVDGRPVTGFSPAAAREAGIAVVSQELSLAADLSIAENIGLGAYPRRFGLVDYRALGEGVQRVCRLVGIEEPPETPVGALSLGRRQMVEIAKALFRRPRVLILDEPTSSLSAHEAGILAGLVRQLAGEGLALLYISHRLNEVLALCSHVTILKDGVVTADRSLEGVEPDALVKLMVGRDADHLFPAWTPSPGETLIRLEGFCAGAVRDVDFEARRGEVIGIGGLVGQGQEDLLQGLYGAIPARAKSVQLAGGAVLPGSVEAANRLGLAYVPADRKRESLVLPHSIAVNLTLPSIARLARSGFRDRAAEAGLVADLSQRLAIKGDPSRPVQALSGGNQQKVALAKWLPLRPSILLLNDPTRGVDLDTKREIYRMLRDLAAGGTLVLLLSSDTPELVHLCDRVTVFREGRVAGHLKGAEITEEAIVGAALGLGQQETAA
- a CDS encoding succinylglutamate desuccinylase/aspartoacylase family protein, yielding MHTGLFHSIDFERNGKVLSYLGIPFSVDRSPYYQVKVPICRIRNGAGPRVLLMAGNHGDEYEGEICLTRLIRRIEPEMIRGELTILPFANHPAVMAARRRSPLDEGNLNRAFPGDPSGTPTFRMAHFLEHTLFPRHDVVVDLHSGGTSMEHLPCALIERQGPPERFARALGLMKAMGLAYGFIAENGADAPTSMAAAARAGAIGLSGEFGGGGTATRASVRGTERALDNLLVKLGLVETPPFGTDPGTFEEMTILALESHEQAIFATRRGWFEPAVTLGDRVEAGDLAGWYHDFERLDLPEAELRFERGGIVLSRRLHTDCRSGDCLVQVARIVGPAE
- a CDS encoding amino acid ABC transporter permease codes for the protein MRGFTPQDVLTILAALRWTLVLVALSLALGAPFALLLALARTARAGASRWIATGFLQIVQGVPVLGLIMFFYFGLPVLTGVQVSALASVTVAFALYTAAFLGEIWRGAIQAIPAAQWEAGACLGLTGWEQFRHVIGPQAFRLALPATVGFLVQLVKNTSLASIVGFVELARAGQIASAATFQPLAAYACVAAVYFAICFPLTLWSRSLEDRLNGAR
- a CDS encoding amidohydrolase family protein, with the translated sequence MSAYAGPVIDPHHHLWDLALDCHPWLRKRPEGGDMVFGSIEPIRRTYRREHYARDAARQTIVATVHVEAGWREDDPLSETRWLESQADDRIARRLVARVPLAHPRAEAFLEAEAARPRVVGIRDIVSWDLDPAKCFAHRPGLMSDPAWRNGLRAATRLGLVFDLMLYPPQMAEAQRLVADFPDTLFVLNHCGSPADRSPEGMRLWAEGLRALAQAPNLRLKLSDPVAYDPHWTEESLRRVIAHGIDCFGPDRAMFASDFPVTGLHASFDAIYGVFRAIAADLSPSEQAALFFDTANRTYRLGLHRSAFPSRDIARDPV
- a CDS encoding amino acid ABC transporter permease, whose amino-acid sequence is MNRLNFSQLWRYDDVLLHGVLVTLLLTLIATVAGLAIGALCASAAQSRFASLRLAVRAYVEIIRNTPTLIQIFLIFFVLPFAGLRLPPVYAAATALSIYFGAHATEILRSGLASIPRSQLEAGQCLGMTRWEVFRHVILPPALRNVFPSLTSQIVLLFLGTSLASQVSAEELFHAAGFVESRTYRSFEVYAVVCAIYLALVLLMRGAFFAVERLAFRWPTGR
- a CDS encoding amino acid ABC transporter ATP-binding protein, with the translated sequence MALVDIRDVRKTFGKLEVLKGVTLPIEKGEIVTIIGRSGSGKSTLLRCINGLDAIDGGEIRIENEIVHARTTDLRKLRQRVGIVFQQFNLFPHLSVEKNITLAPGLRGRVAKGGAARELARRVLAQVGLEAKIDSYPAELSGGQQQRVAIARCLAMEPHLMLFDEVTSALDPELVGEVLKVMEDLARQGMTMILVTHEMNFARNVASQIVFMHEGRVWEHGPPAEIFAGPKTPELRSFIGASQH
- a CDS encoding ABC transporter substrate-binding protein, which encodes MTVQSPTSRRIALLTASAACLAFSAGLLGASGAEAAANCVKGDRKAPYTVGWANIYSVPTWMKQTEGTITAEVEELKKDGRVKDLMVTDAQGNAQTQIQQIQSMIDANVDAIIVIAGSSTALDRVISDACDKGIAVVNFDSLVDTDKVTAKINTDSNEWGSKAAQWMVDQLGGKGRIIVMNGPAGVSVSDDRRKGAQPVLDANKGLEIITETNTEYNVAPAQEAMTSLLFANPEIDGVLSLGGALSAGALLAFDRQGRDPVPTTGENARQFLELWKEKGIKGWATMQPNWLGALAVYTAVQALDGKPVPAFVKVPLPVIDDSTIDTYLARASEFPADGYIYSSYDKALFDKLLAQ
- a CDS encoding transporter substrate-binding domain-containing protein, whose amino-acid sequence is MRAFRTLLAATAFTLAILPAGAAFADKLQDVLSAGTLRIGVLADSAPWGFKDGSGELTGFDVELAKLMAADMGVTLEIVEVTGPSRIPSLLSDKIDVLVAAAGATPERAQQVMFSQPYVAVQLGVYGKADTPSFEKPDDLAGHSIAVAKGSTLDVWLTDNAKGAQIVRFEDAPSAIAAFRAGQVEMFAENSAIALNVSGADASVALKFAIRQSPAHAAVAQGEQNLLNWLNTDLFTNRMNGKLQALQMKWFKEAAPLPTL